In Massilia antarctica, the following are encoded in one genomic region:
- the dnaQ gene encoding DNA polymerase III subunit epsilon, with the protein MRQIVLDTETTGLNPRTGDRVIEVGCVELVNRMLTGNNFHRYINPDRDSEEGALAVHGLTTEFLRDKPRFAEIAQELREYIQGAEVIIHNAPFDLGFLNNEFKLLGLPTFTEHCSGVIDTLVNAKEMHPGKRNSLDALCDRYGVSNAHRKLHGALLDAELLADVYLSMTRGQNSLSMDVEDESAGGGGMLEAVALAEVIVLAASADELAEHDSVLGGLDKAVKGNCIWRNYAEA; encoded by the coding sequence ATGCGCCAAATTGTCCTCGATACCGAAACCACCGGCCTGAACCCGCGCACGGGCGACAGGGTCATCGAGGTCGGCTGCGTCGAATTGGTCAACCGTATGCTGACGGGGAATAATTTCCACCGTTACATCAATCCTGACCGCGATTCGGAAGAGGGCGCGCTGGCGGTGCACGGCCTGACCACGGAATTCTTGCGCGACAAACCGAGGTTTGCCGAGATCGCCCAGGAGTTGCGCGAGTACATACAGGGCGCCGAGGTCATTATCCACAATGCGCCCTTCGATCTGGGCTTCCTGAACAATGAATTCAAGCTGCTCGGGCTGCCTACGTTCACCGAGCATTGCAGCGGGGTGATCGATACCCTGGTCAATGCCAAGGAAATGCATCCGGGCAAACGCAACTCCCTCGATGCGCTGTGCGACCGCTATGGCGTGTCGAACGCCCACCGCAAGCTGCACGGCGCGCTGCTCGATGCCGAGTTGCTGGCCGATGTGTACCTGTCGATGACGCGCGGGCAGAACAGCCTGTCGATGGATGTGGAGGACGAGTCGGCCGGCGGCGGCGGCATGCTGGAAGCGGTGGCGCTGGCCGAAGTGATCGTGCTGGCCGCCAGCGCGGACGAGCTGGCCGAGCATGACAGCGTGCTGGGCGGCCTGGACAAGGCGGTCAAAGGAAACTGTATTTGGAGAAATTACGCAGAAGCGTGA